One genomic region from Capra hircus breed San Clemente chromosome 18, ASM170441v1, whole genome shotgun sequence encodes:
- the TARM1 gene encoding T-cell-interacting, activating receptor on myeloid cells protein 1 isoform X1, protein MLSKLLLLLCFRLCVGQADEGRAGEWFSMAPPGPPSQGPPLFPPVRELPETSPETRFLPEALPKPSLRAWPSSVVPAGSSVTLRCGTPTRDVSVALRKVGSVWEMVQSPNSTEGQAEFHLSDVKSSHAGEYTCKYHRRGNPHVSSGPSDALLLLVTGYLRKPSLQAHRSGAVTEGQEVTLQCQRPATELGPVMFALLKAGSAAPVQVRPSAGRETDFSLLSVSAGDSGNYSCVYYQARAPFRASQASPRLEIRVAASPPSIASDYTTGNHIRLALAAAIMVIAGAFLLEAWCTQRHVRGESG, encoded by the exons GGCTCTGTGTTGGCCAAGCAGACGAAGGAAGAGCTGGTGAGTGGTTCTCCATGGCCCCTCCTGGTCCTCCCTCCCAGGGACCCCCGCTTTTCCCTCCCGTCCGTGAGCTTCCCGAGACCAGCCCTGAGACCCGCTTCCTTCCAGAGGCGCTTCCCAAGCCCTCCCTCAGGGCCTGGCCCAGCTCGGTGGTTCCCGCCGGGAGCTCTGTGACCCTGCGATGCGGGACTCCCACCAGGGATGTAAGCGTCGCTCTCAGGAAGGTGGGGAGCGTCTGGGAGATGGTCCAGTCACCCAACTCCACAGAGGGCCAGGCTGAATTCCATCTCTCCGATGTAAAGTCCAGCCACGCGGGAGAGTACACCTGCAAATACCACAGGAGGGGGAACCCCCACGTGAGCTCAGGGCCCAGTGACGCCCTGCTACTGCTGGTGACGG GGTATCTCCGTAAACCTTCCCTCCAAGCCCACCGAAGCGGCGCAGTGACCGAGGGACAAGAGGTGACCCTGCAGTGCCAGAGGCCGGCCACGGAGCTGGGGCCGGTCATGTTCGCCCTGCTCAAGGCAGGAAGCGCAGCGCCGGTGCAGGTCCGGCCTTCGGCCGGGCGGGAGACCGACTTCTCCCTGCTGAGCGTGAGCGCGGGCGACAGCGGGAACTACAGCTGCGTGTACTACCAGGCCAGGGCCCCCTTCCGGGCTTCACAGGCTAGTCCTCGCCTGGAGATCCGGGTGGCCG CTTCCCCGCCTTCCATAGCCTCGGATTATACCACGGGGAACCACATCAGACTAGCTCTAGCCGCCGCAATTATGGTTATTGCGGGGGCTTTCCTGCTTGAAGCCTGGTGTACACAGAGGCACGTCCGCGGGGAGTCAG GATGA
- the TARM1 gene encoding T-cell-interacting, activating receptor on myeloid cells protein 1 isoform X2 has protein sequence MLSKLLLLLCFRLCVGQADEGRAEALPKPSLRAWPSSVVPAGSSVTLRCGTPTRDVSVALRKVGSVWEMVQSPNSTEGQAEFHLSDVKSSHAGEYTCKYHRRGNPHVSSGPSDALLLLVTGYLRKPSLQAHRSGAVTEGQEVTLQCQRPATELGPVMFALLKAGSAAPVQVRPSAGRETDFSLLSVSAGDSGNYSCVYYQARAPFRASQASPRLEIRVAASPPSIASDYTTGNHIRLALAAAIMVIAGAFLLEAWCTQRHVRGESG, from the exons GGCTCTGTGTTGGCCAAGCAGACGAAGGAAGAGCTG AGGCGCTTCCCAAGCCCTCCCTCAGGGCCTGGCCCAGCTCGGTGGTTCCCGCCGGGAGCTCTGTGACCCTGCGATGCGGGACTCCCACCAGGGATGTAAGCGTCGCTCTCAGGAAGGTGGGGAGCGTCTGGGAGATGGTCCAGTCACCCAACTCCACAGAGGGCCAGGCTGAATTCCATCTCTCCGATGTAAAGTCCAGCCACGCGGGAGAGTACACCTGCAAATACCACAGGAGGGGGAACCCCCACGTGAGCTCAGGGCCCAGTGACGCCCTGCTACTGCTGGTGACGG GGTATCTCCGTAAACCTTCCCTCCAAGCCCACCGAAGCGGCGCAGTGACCGAGGGACAAGAGGTGACCCTGCAGTGCCAGAGGCCGGCCACGGAGCTGGGGCCGGTCATGTTCGCCCTGCTCAAGGCAGGAAGCGCAGCGCCGGTGCAGGTCCGGCCTTCGGCCGGGCGGGAGACCGACTTCTCCCTGCTGAGCGTGAGCGCGGGCGACAGCGGGAACTACAGCTGCGTGTACTACCAGGCCAGGGCCCCCTTCCGGGCTTCACAGGCTAGTCCTCGCCTGGAGATCCGGGTGGCCG CTTCCCCGCCTTCCATAGCCTCGGATTATACCACGGGGAACCACATCAGACTAGCTCTAGCCGCCGCAATTATGGTTATTGCGGGGGCTTTCCTGCTTGAAGCCTGGTGTACACAGAGGCACGTCCGCGGGGAGTCAG GATGA